Proteins encoded by one window of Oncorhynchus clarkii lewisi isolate Uvic-CL-2024 unplaced genomic scaffold, UVic_Ocla_1.0 unplaced_contig_3843_pilon_pilon, whole genome shotgun sequence:
- the LOC139401007 gene encoding membrane progestin receptor gamma-B-like: MLFIDYRSAFSTIVPSKLITKLRTLGLNTSLCNWCLDILTGRTQVVRLFLCVGEGCTDNNTNPLHHTHIALAFLTTLLFATHLPERLAPGSFDYIGHSHQLFHVFGIIGTHFQMEAMEQDMVTRRPWLLTYSLPITFTNTLGAALLSVTLSLGIIFLFSLPLLWSATRGEHTEKKTQSHPIAKGCQYH; the protein is encoded by the exons TCAGCGTTcagcaccatagtgccctcaaagctcatcactaagctaaggaccctgggactaaacacctccctctgcaactggtgcCTGGATATCCTGACGGGTcgcacccaggtggtaagg CTCTTCCTCTGTGTGGGTGAGGGCTGCACTGACAACAACACCAACCCCCTCCACCACACCCACATCGCCCTGGCCTTCTTGACCACATTACTCTTCGCCACACACCTACCAGAGCGCCTGGCCCCCGGCAGCTTCGACTACATAG GTCACAGCCACCAACTGTTCCACGTGTTCGGCATAATCGGCACTCATTTCCAGATGGAGGCCATGGAGCAGGACATGGTGACGCGACGCCCGTGGCTCCTCACGTACTCTCTGCCCATCACCTTCACCAACACACTGGGGGCGGCACTGCTGAGTGTAACCCTCAGCCTTGGCATCATCTTCCTCTTTAGTCTGCCTCTGCTCTGGTCAGCCACCCGGGGAGAACACACTGAGAAGAAGACACAGTCACATCCAATAGCCAAGGGCTGCCAGTACCACTAG